In the genome of Plasmodium reichenowi strain SY57 chromosome Unknown, whole genome shotgun sequence, the window atttatatgcaatatgaagaaaatatatagtattttcttttctttatttattttgaatcttcatatatatataaaaaatatcaaaTGCAATGACCTAATAAATTACAATGATTCGAATCTAAGGAACGGATTACTAACTAATAGTTTAGATGCAACAAATGGACTAAATAACAAAGATAACAGTTTTATAGATTCTAAAATTGAAGAACATGAAAATAACTCTTACcaaa includes:
- a CDS encoding duffy binding-like merozoite surface protein; translated protein: MKKIYSIFFSLFILNLHIYIKNIKCNDLINYNDSNLRNGLLTNSLDATNGLNNKDNSFIDSKIEEHENNSYQNKDNNISIVGQDVPTTSVTSSKIINSNDLEGNSIDNTKGLSVTNSGFDDGSAFGGGLPLSGYSPL